The window AATAACCGTCCCAggtatacatataatttttttcttatcttaattaactttcttttttttacctatGTGGCTATGTTGTCTTGCTTTGAAATTGAATAGGTTTCCTTAGATACTGTTAGTGCAATCGTTTTATGATTCGATCTTGTTGAATTTTCATCTGATGTGGAAATATGTATATTGTGTTCTGTGCTGCTGTCTAAAATTCGTCCCTTTTAATTTGTGAATTTGTGAATCACATGGTGTTACTTAGCCGGAGGAATTCAATGTGCTAGACTGAGTTTGGAAAGTTCAAGGACTACTAAACGAGTTAATTAAGGAGTTAATAGAATAGAACCCAACTTGATGTTGTTTAACcctgtttgttttatttttctaatattagTATCTTATTATGAGGTTaccttttaaaacaattttgccCTTTGAGAATTCGATTTGTATTGCCACAATCCGTAGGGGGGTTTGGTAATAGTAACGGTGAAGAGGAATGGTAGATGTATTTACAAGTGACTGGGTTTATGATGATCAAGATTCACTTGGTTGCATACATATGGGAGAACTATATCATCAATTCTCAACGTTGGAGTCTTTCATTCTTGTGACTCTGAAGAGAAAGAGTGCTACGATCTTCCTTGAACGTAACAGAAACTAAAcatattaactttttatatcGAATTCCATTGATGAATATACAATCTAATCTAATGCATGCTTAAGAGGTTCCTGAGTTTCCTTATAGTTAGATCTGGCAACTTTAAAAGAATAAGTAAAGTTATAATCAGGATCAGAATTAGAATCAGCAGTGGAAGATGAAAGGGggctaaaattatattttattagaggATGTTTTTAACATCATGAAAATTGAATGTGTTAAAAAATTGGGGCGGGGAGGATTTTGTATGATCTGCTGCCCCGAACTGCAGTGCATAGTTCAGCTTGTGTAAAAAACTATGTCCTAACTGCAATACATAGTTCAGCTCGTGTAAAAAACTATGGTATGTTTTGTCTGTTCTGTGGGTCATGTCAATATCTTAATAGATTTGTTGGACAAAAATAAAGCAGCTAGCTGGATCTTATTATGGAGTTGGAATTACCCATAGTGTGtgaaagtatacaaaactatcAATTGGCATCGGTAGATTGAGTGGTAGaatgatttttttgcttttaaattgtCACCTTCTTTTACTATTTCTAAAAGAATTGGTTTGCATTTAACTATTTCTCAACAAGTGGTTTGCCATCCAAACAAGTAGTCTATGGTGTTGCTGTCCCTTTCCTGAAACAAAGCAAATCAAATAATtgccaaattttttttatctcgttTCTTCACTGATGGGGTTGTAATTTCTGTTGTGATTAAATTTACCAAACAGTCAAGTAGTTGGATGGCCTCCACTTCGAACATATAGAGTGAATAGCTTCAATAGCCATGCAAAATCAACTGAAGTATTCAACTCTGTGGCTGAGAAGAGTAAGATAAATAATACTGTGGTCAGGAAGACTAATGACAATGACAATGATAATAACATAAATGCCAAAGAAAAAAGACACCTCAGGAGTTCCCTGTTCGTCAAGGTAAATATGGACGGGATACCAATTGGAAGGAAGGTTGATTTGAGTGCCCATAGTTCCTATGAAACCTTAGCACAAACATTGGAGGATATGTTTAATGAATCAACTACAGTCACCACTTGCAAAGGTGAGTTTCCTTGTTGGTCTTTATACTCATAATAAAGAGAATGCATCTCCTTCAGGGAATTCTGACATGTTTCATGATCACTGAGATTTTATCTGCTTGGTGAATATTTTGTGGACTTTGTATCATTTCTTTTGTGTGTCTACTTTAAATATGGCTTAACAGTACCTTAATGCTTCCTCTCTTCTCAACTTTGTAAATTCTAGGCATATCTTGTGAATAACTCAAAATTGTTTATTCTTAAATTtggtgaaaaattaaaaactgagAAGCATGTGTGGAATAATTTATGCAAGTTgtattgtaaatttgtaatgattGGGGTTTAAACTTCTATTCTCCCTTTCTCATCTTCCCCTTGTCATGTTAAGAATAGATTTTTCTTTGTACTCCTTTTCTTCAGGCATATCTATTATGGTTCTGTAACCTATGAGCtttcaaaatataacaaaactTTAAAGATAAGAAACCACCAAGCAACAACCTATTTAAGATTCTCATTGACTGCAGTTTGCAAGAATGATTTTAGGAGTTTTTTTATGAAGCTActattttttacttctttcCAAACACAGCGACATTGGACAAAGTGTAAACAAACATACCACAACTTGATGCTATGTTttcatcattaaaataattCCTGCATGTCATTTTTTCTACTTCTCTCTTTAGTATTTTGTTTTGAGATGGATTataccatttaattttgtgctttCGATGTGTTCTATTCTTTCCCGCAATGGTGTTGACATCATTGTCTATAGGATCAAATGGTGAGGATTATGGCATTATTATCGGAGGAGAAAGACATTCAAAATTGTTGGATGGATCTTCCAAGTTTGTGCTCACTTATGAAGACAAGGAAGGAGATTGGATGCTTGTTGGGGATGTTCCCTGGGGGTAAGTAATTGGTCcacaaacattaattttattttagcatCAAATATGCAACGTTATAACTGATACTGCAGTACAAAAATAATTGTCTTGTAAATTAATTGTCAAATAGTACACATAATGTTTTCGTCAGGCAATTATGAGATTGGTAAAAGTATTTGGTGCTATACTCTATCCTATTAAGAGTTGAATAAAGTCATAAACTTAATATGTTAGATAGGCTCATGTCTTTTTTCTTGAACAaggaaaatatttcatatttgtaGTTCCATTTTTTAGCTTTCCTTTGTATGATTTAACACTGGTTACGAGGATATTTGTTTCTCAGCTTTGATATTCATCTATCTTGCTCTTTCAAATTGCAATCAGGATGTTCCTTAGCTCGGTGAGGAGGCTAAGAATCATGAGGACATCTGAGGCTAATGGACTTGGTAAGCAAATGCTTTACTTTTTCCAAACGCAACTTACcctatgtttttcttttgctaATGAATACTTGTTTGCAGCACcaagattggaagaaaacatCAAACAGAGATGCAAGCCCATATAGATACTGTTTTCATGGCTAAGGACACGAAGAACCTGTCAAatagatgaagagaaaaaacaGAACAGAAAAGTAAAGGAATATTGCAAGTATATGAAGTTTTGAGATTTGAATGATAAAATCTCGcacttttgtttaattaattcagtttgtttgtttgtttaatttggtATATTTGTCGCTGCCTCTCTATTCATCTCACTTGGAGGGTGCAGGCATCATAGATTTTCATGCAATACTACTAATCATACAAGTCAGCCTGCTTGTTAGTGTTGTAAATGTGGGATGTTTGCTAACTATCTCAGCTATAAAGTATTGTTTGAACTTTATTTCCCTGCTACAGTAATTCAAATTTCCTTTGAATGAAtacctattttaaaaaatgactagTCTGGTTATATTGATTATTGGTAccacaattttaaaattgaaaattgtgaGAAGAATAATGCTTTTAGTGCAAGCCCGCACCCAAGTGATCCATGGTTATAGCTTTTAGACAAAGCTAAAATGTGTGCAAGATCTGTTTTGTCGTCAATCTTGTGGTCAAGAACTTGAAGCACAAGCAATCTCTTTGGgcttaaaaagaataattgcGGGAATTTTGATCTAAAGTCATCACTTCCGTGTATTTGTGGCACTCATTTTGATGCAGATAGCGTTTGATTTAGACAAAGCACAGACGATTCGTAAATAAGAATTCCATTGACTTTAAGGAATGAAAAAGTACTTTATGTACATACATAACCCGTACACATgccaaaaaatgatataaaaatatatatcagtGCTATTCAAATGATAGTAGGTACAATTGCTTTATTTGGTTCTGACTTAAATATATGCTTCATCACCAAAACCACAATACCTACAAAATTCCTTCCATAAGTTAATCCATCttgatatacatattttaaCAACAAATGTGAACCAATGAAttgattacaaaattacaagaaattaacaaaactaCAGTTCTAAGTACAATGAAAAATTCTGGCCTGGGAAAACTTCAATTTTGGTTCCTACAGAAGGCCACTAACTGGTGATGAACTAATAGCTGGCATCTCCTTGTTAGCTGAAAATGTCTCACTGCTCCTACCACTCTTTCTCCGAGGCTTTGCCTCACCAAGCATCATTATAACATCCCTCATGGAGGGTCTGTCCTTGGGGAACTTGGCAGTGCAAAGAAGTGCCATTCTGAGAACTAAAAGCATCTATTCTTGAACATGCTTGCGGTTTCCTACACTGGGGTCTAATGCTTCTTCCGGAGATTTGTTGTCTATCTTCCTTCTAATCCACCCTACTATGTCTATAGATTCTCCAAACTCAGGATCTAATGACCGCTTTCCGGTGAGAAGCTCCAACAGAACCACTCCATAACTGTAAATGTCAATCTTTTCATCCACTTTCAAGGAGTATCCGTATTCTGCCAAGCAACAAAGTACTGAAAATGGTTAGAAATTTAAATCTTGCACATTAAGCAGGAAGAAACATCTCTTCACAGATATGAATATAGACagtcttctcttgtatcttaATCTGCTGAtcgaaaattatgatttttgagCCTTTAAGTTTAACTAACCAACTCACTCTAAGTATTCAGAAAAGTGAAAAACATATTAGTAATGACATTAACCTGCAAAAGTAGGTATGAACTAGTAACTCACCTGGGGCAATGTATCCATAGGATCCAGCAATCATGGAGACTGTTTCATTCTTCCAGAGCATCATCTTGGCCAATCCAAAATCTGCTATCCTTGCCTCAAGATTTGCATCAAGCAGTATATTATTTGACTTGATGTCTTGATGGATAACAGGTGGATGACAGTCATGATGAAGATAAGCAAGTCCTTGTGCTATTCCTAGAGCTATGTTATATCGGGAAACCCAGTCTACAAGCAATCTCCCAGCTTGTTTACCATGCAGGGCATCTCCAAGGTTTCCATTGTGCATAAATTCATAAACTATCATCACATCAGCGTCATTGTAAAGAAAGCCTAGTAGTCTAACAATGTTCCTATGCCTTAGCCTCCTTAAAAGATTCACCTCTCCAACAAGGTCATCACTGCTTCCTACTTCAATATCAGATCCTGATCTCCTCAACTTTTTGACTGCCACAATTGTACTTGATTGTGGTATCTCAGCCTTGTAAACAACCCCAGTTGCTCCCATGCCAATCATATTTGTATCCTTgatgcaagataaaatgtcactACTTGTAAAATCAAGCCTCTGGAAGGCCATCAATCTCCAAGGCAACACCTTCCTACCCTTATAAAATCTTTCTGGGAAGCACAATCCATCAGTGTACCGCATCATGTATAAAGATCTTGCTACCAAAGTTGCAACCCCAATGGCTAGTATTGATGATACTCCAATGATCCATCCTACAAGAATGTGCTTTGCAGGTGAGCTCCCATGCCTTAATGGATATGCTGAGGTTTGGCCACATGGAGGGAGAACACCACCACATAAGCCAGCATTTCCCACAAGATCATTTGGGTTTATTGTTCTTAGCATGCCATTTTCTGGGACAGGACCTTCTAGCTTGTTGTGTGAGACATTGAATGTTTCTAGAGCTGGAGACATACCAAAGCTTTCGGGCATATGACCACTCAGAGTGTTGTTGGCAAGATCAAGAATGGCCCATGTAGGCATGCTTGCTAATTCTTTTGGGATTCCACCAGTCAATTGGTTATTCTGTAGGTTCAAGTTTACCAATTTCTGACATGATGCAATGCTAGATGGAATGATTCCGGAGAATCGATTTGATGAGAGATCAAGGACACCAAGTGAGGGACAATCCTGGAATTGGTCAGGGATTTCACCTCTCAAGTTGTTGTTGGAGACAATTAAAGTTTGCAGATTTGGAATGGAAATAATGgttgaaggaagagaagagtGGAGGTTGTTTCTGGAaaaatcaatgaaagaaagggatGTAGAAGAACCAATGTCATCAGGAATTCCACCAGTGAGACTATTGTTAGCCAATTCTAACCTCTGAAGCTTCCCAAGCTTACCAAGACCCACAGGAATTGTTCCATTAAGAAAATTGTTCTGAATTCGAAAACGAACAAGTGAAGGACATGTTGATAGGCTTGCCGGAATTGGACCCAAGAAAGCATTATTGAAAAGTATGAGCTTGGTGAGATTGCCCTTGGTGCAAAGAGTTTCTGGAATCTCACCAGAGAGTAAGTTGGATGATACATCCAACCACTGCAATGGTGAATTCTTGCCAAGGTTTCTAGGCAATGGCCCTGACAAGGAATTGTTCCATAGCTCAAGCACCTCTAGTTGAGGCAAGTCCCCAAGGCCAGAAGGCACAGGACCTGATAACCGGTTCCGCATGAAGTTCAGAAGCTGTAAATTCTTCAGCCGACTTATTTCAGCTGGAATATTTCCTGATAACATGTTGTCTGAGAGATCCAGCTGCACCAATGAAGTCAAGTTGCCAATTTCTGATGGAATCTTGCcttcaaatttgtttttgtacAAGAAAACTGTATTCAACATTTTGAGCTTTCCCAACTCAGCTGGAATTTCACCACCTAGATTGCCTTCTGCTATATCAAGATACTTCAGCTTGGTGAGATTTCCAAAGTCTGCTGGAATCCCTCCTTCAAATTTATTGTATCCAATGATCATGCATTCCAGTGATGAAAGCTTCCCCAGCTCTCCGGGGGTTTCCCCagtgagattaaaaaaaacttcgtaccccattgcccagaggctcttcgctatgcgaaggtatgggggagggatattgtacgcagccttacccttgcatatgtaaagaggctgtttccggattcgaacccatgaccaacaagtcaccaaggcacaactttaccgctgcaccagggctttCCCCAGTGAGATTATTCCCAGATAAACCAAGGAACTTCAACTTGTGCAATTTACTGAAGGATTTTGGAATTGACCCTTCAAAGAAGCTGCCTCTGAGATCCAAAGTCTCCAAGGAAGAGAAATTTCCAAAATCCTCAGGAAGAAAGCCAGAGAAATTGTTGCTGGATGCATTTAAGGTCATTAGTCTCCAGTGAAGAAATTCTGGCTCACATCAAAACTCTTCAGTGTGGTGAGATTGCCTATGGGTGACAATGATGAGGAAAATTCATTGCAACACAAGTTGAGAGAAATGAGACTCTTTAGCCTTTGTATCTCATTGGATACAATGCCACTCAGATTCACGCGGGAGAGATCAAGCTTCTCTACGGCTCCACCTGAGTTGCACCGGATACCCGTCCAATTACAATGAGCTGCATCCTTCCCTTCTGATTTTTCCACCAATTCCCAATCATGCAGGCTATTCAGTGGATCAATGAGGCCttcttttatagaaaataaagcaGATGCTTCATAATTTGCTGCATCTGCAAAGCCATAAGAGAAACAGCAAATGCAACAGAAGTATAAGAAAAACTGAGTTTTCATCTGCATCTTTCTTATTgttcttattttgtttgatcaatGTCTCAGTTGTGCACCATTTGCATGCACTCTCTACTGGAGTAGAAGGGTGATCCTGTGGGGGGTGGACAGAACACTGACAGAGAGTGACATCTCAAGTTTGCGAGGAAAGGACAAAGGAGGATGATTAAGTAGTTGATTCGATATATAATAGTGGAGGCTAATAATAAACCATTGATTAGATGTGGTCACTTTTAAGGGCTTTTCAGGTTAGTGGATTGGTATTTCAAAGCAGAGTAATGTTCATGCAAGGACAGTGAAGCTTTGGAATTATTTGAAGTTCCTCCGACATAAAACATGGGAGAGAATGTGGCCCTTCTTACTGGTTTAGTTTCTAATTCTTCCTTTATGTGTAGTCATCTGATCATTGTCAACGTGAAGGAGGAATAATGATGcagttaatgtattttttatgcataaaaaaacaTCGTATCAACCCTATTTGTTTATTATGATTCCCTTTTACGGAAATTACATTCTTGCTTAAAAGATTGTGAAATGTGAATAAAGGAATGAACGAATTTAGATCTTCTGCATTTAATGGACAGATCAGGGTGAAGTATTTATTTAGTTTCTCTTTTATTAAGTTTTTGTCTAGCTTCTCTAGGTaggtaataaataaatgtatatacAACAAATATTTCACTTCATCCGAGTTTCATTTCCAATCAAAAACTAAGTACTACGATTTTCATCAGTCCtcaaaaatttatatcaatttgGAAAATTATGACTGAGATTCAATCAGCCACCTGAAATGAGAAGATAATTAGGaagttacaaaaaaatagaactcCTGAAGTACATAGATTAGGTAACTTTATAACCTCGTTTGATCTTTTACGATAACAGCTTTCAGAACCTTGGGGTTGTTAATAAACAGTATCTAGCAGAAAGCATCTTGCCTTGCCAGTACATTTAATAAAGAAATTCATTAAGCTACTTTAAGTTTGTTCCATGATTGTAAAAGTTGAATTTCCAGAGGATTTAAGGGGTAACTTCCAACCATGACAAAGATTCAGAAATGATGAATAAATGTCCCAACTAACATACGGCTAAAGTTAGGATCCACCAGAACATTGGTgtactcatttattttttcttcaaaatccaaaccaaaacctgaaaaccatgtGATAATGGgaatcttttaagaaaaaaagagtgaagAAACTCTGTACCCCTCTCCCCCACTTATTATGTAATCCATTAGGAAGAGGAAGGgaggaagaaaagaagagacataagagagaaaaagggaaaatataaaaaaggaaatgtaAGAAACATTATCCATTGCCCATTTCATGGTTTTAGCCTCATAGATGTTAATTATTGGTTATGATTTAGATAAGGGAATATGTTACAGGGAGAAGGAAACATGAAAATAAGACaaactatataaaattaaaaaggctACAAAAATGATTGAGGtattcttaaaagttaaaactagaGCATCAGTTACTATGATAACTAGAGTGACACACACTCAATTTATCGTTTATGGCATACTAGAAGCAAATGCAAACAAATCAGCCCCCAAGCAATGTATCAAAAAATTTCCTAGTTCTACTACAATTTGATAATGCGTTAATGCAACACCAAAAGTCCTCAAATGAATCTGAGAATTATTTATGTTAATGTTGaaggagatttttttttcccaaGACAGTTAAGATGCATGCAAAACTGTAATAGAAGATATTAACTTGATGGCCTTGAGAATAGAGAATAAAGTATTAGAGAAATTAGAAAGCAGAAGGAAATGGGAGCAAAGTGCTAGCTGCACTAAATCAATCATGGTCTGAGCCCACCAACTGCCGCTTCTTTCAGATcaaaattctttctttttttgtttttgcacttTTATCTCTTCCAATATTCACATGCATGCATGTGGAGTGTTGGATTTAAGAAAGTAATCATATATATCACAGCCCTTTTGTTGTTTTGAAATTGGAACACATTTGGCACCAATTGATGTACCAAAACAGATGGATGCATGCCACGTGAATATAGCAGCTTCCTCGTGAAgtacatttttttccttattattgGAGAGAGACTAACAGTGAGTGAGGATTTCCAATAATCAATTAGtcatattttgaattatttgattgatttcTTATACCCTTTAGTTTTTTAATCGTGGGAAATGGGAATCCAAGGTGCTAGTTCTACAATGGAGAGGATGTTACATTGAGAACATTGCTTACATGTGTTCGCGTGCCTTTATGCCAAAGAAAACCAGAACCAGCCTTTCaccattttaaaaatgaaaagaaaaacaaaagctcATATTTACACATAGCAAAGAGATGCTAGAACGGGATCATGGTGCTCCTAATATATTGCACATGTACATGCTAGCATGTTGctagaataaattaataatcctttttgaaaatgatttttcctttgtgtttttgctctattattttcatttctttttctttttcctttacaCAGAAATGCCACAAGAATTTTGGGTGCTGGCTCATTGAAACTTTGACATGCAAGCCACATGGCATGACATTTAAATCATGCACCTTTCAACTTGTAccctatatttttcattttatttgtatgGACAAAAATAGCCTTTTCACCAGGAACCTTTATTTCAGAATGATCATTCTAGAACAGTCTTATTccgaaaaataatttttattttttacaatagcTATTCTGAAATAGTTTTAAAGCACTTATTCCTATTTTGGAATAGGGTGATATCTCTTGTTCTCCCTTCCTATTTACCTCCATCACAACCCTACTCACCAAAATCAACAACAACCCCAATCCCCATATTTCATGTCATGAATCCATGCTCCCCTTATTCCCCATAAACTtatgttattaaattaaatatataaatgtgttGGTGGAGGCATGCGGTGATGTGATAGTGTTGGTTAAGGGGCAATAGTGTGATGGTGTTGGTGGAGGCGTAGTGGTGCAATGATGTTAGGTGAGGCATGATGGTGGCGTAAGGAGTTGTTGTTGGTCGATGTAGCTCATCCATGGTGGTAAAGGGAGGTTTTGAGACATAAGCCATTTTGGGGTATTTTTGTCCACACATATAAAATGAAAGGTGCAAAATACAAGTTAGGAGGTGCAGGATTCAAATGCCTTATGAATTGTATACTTCTGCACTTCCAAGCCATATATAGATCAAGATCTCATGAGGGGACTATTCCCACTATCCTAATTTGTCATTCTCACTATCATTTTCAAAAATGGTACAGAATAATCAAACTATTGTTTCCCCCCAACCCTTTCCCCACCTTTtcccctcttcttctcactTTCTCCCCTTCCATTTCACTCTTCTCTTCCCCCCACCATTtccccttccttcttcttcttttctcactCCCTCTCTCTAATTCATTCTCCATTTCCCATTCTCCATCTCCAACTCCTTCTCCTTTTCACGCGTTGCAACGTTTAAAGGTAAGCATTTTTTTTGTACATAATAAAAATACGATTCTATTGTGTTTTCGAACCCATAACACAACAAAATCGTATATTTGTTGgaattttttggttaaaaaaatatacaaaaaaaaatatgattctgTTGTGTTTTAGGTTAAGAAACACAATGAAATTGTACTtccattgtattatttttttcactttttttttaattttttgacatAGCGGAAATACGATTCTGTTATGTTCTGGATTCAGAAACACAACAAAATCGTATTTCTTTTGtgttcattttttagttttgaaataaTTCATAATGAAATTGTACTTCTATTGTGTTGTTTTCAAAACACCACAAcataaatatgattatattgtgttatttgatgaATAACACAACATAATCCtatatttgttgtgttaatttttttttaaaattatttaatttattgtttagtttaattgtttaattaatatttcattgttttttttcagATGGCTCGCATGGAATGTACTGCCTTTGTCTCAGATCCCGAGGCACAATGGCGACATGTGATTGCATCAACACATGATGATGGAGAGTTGGCCTAACGACATCAACTGCAGGCAGAAGCACAAGCACAAGCACAACCATAGCCATCGATGATACCTCCTATTGACCATATCATTGGACCCTTATTTGGAGGAGGCCCTATGGACTTGTCTCTACTTCAGTCCTATATGGACCAAGTAGTTGGCTAGGTATAAATCAGTCAGCCCATAGAAGAGTTGAAGTTGGTTAGTCATGGAGGCAATCTTATGGACTACCTTACCCAAGCGATGGTGAAAGGGTACATCAATAGGTCAGGGCTGAAGCCCCTGTATGATGAGCGGTACATGACCGTGAATAAAGGTGTAATCAATGCCTTTGTCGAAAGATGACATAATGAGACCTCCTTTTTCCATCTTCCACTTGGAGAGATGAACATCACCCTTGATGATGTGTCATGTATGTAACATCTTCCTATCACTAGTTGTTTCATTGATCACATAGGCATGGGCTACATCAGGGTAGAGATCAGAGGTCTATTGAGGTAACAACTTGGCATTATGATGGACCAGAAGGCATTATTAGATAACAAGGTGGCTTTGAGTTAGTTAGAGAGTTTGTATCACACCTATGTTGCTAGTGAGTCAAATGTCTTAGCTAACAAggcatattttttgtatttgctCGACAATACCATATTTGTTGAGAAGAGCTCGATGCATGTACGTATTTGTTACCTACAATACCTCAGTGGTATGGACCAGTGCCACAAGTACACTTGGGGGGCAAATGCATTGGCTTATCTTTATGACCAGATGTCATATGCTTTCTCGTATGGCAACAAATAAATGGGAGGTTATATGACTACTCAtgctaaaaacaattttttttgtattacctaacactaaaaatatatttcatgttTTATAGGCATGGGTATTTGAGCATTTGTCGACCATTCCTGCTAGCGAGAACGTGTTGGAAAATGACTGCAAGAAGCCATTTGCGGCTAAGTGGTTGGCGTTGAGGGATACCAATAAGGTTGTTGGGACCAATGTGTTAATGGATCAGTTGTAAATGATTGATGTTGTTTGGTCCCCATATGCATCATGTAGAGACCTTAAACCTTTTGAGGACCAGACATTGTACTCTGGCTACATCGTAGTTGGGACATTCATGTGGTCATATCTACCAAAAAGGGTTTTGAGGCAATTTGAGTATGTACAAAGGATTCCTTTGGACCCACCCAAGCGTCCTATTGCATATGAGAAGTATTGTGACACATGGGCCAAGTGGGATTAGGATGTGGTGGCGG of the Glycine max cultivar Williams 82 chromosome 13, Glycine_max_v4.0, whole genome shotgun sequence genome contains:
- the LOC100779939 gene encoding MDIS1-interacting receptor like kinase 1; this translates as MGYEVFFNLTGETPGELGKLSSLECMIIGYNKFEGGIPADFGNLTKLKYLDIAEGNLGGEIPAELGKLKMLNTVFLYKNKFEGKIPSEIGNLTSLVQLDLSDNMLSGNIPAEISRLKNLQLLNFMRNRLSGPVPSGLGDLPQLEVLELWNNSLSGPLPRNLGKNSPLQWLDVSSNLLSGEIPETLCTKGNLTKLILFNNAFLGPIPASLSTCPSLVRFRIQNNFLNGTIPVGLGKLGKLQRLELANNSLTGGIPDDIGSSTSLSFIDFSRNNLHSSLPSTIISIPNLQTLIVSNNNLRGEIPDQFQDCPSLGVLDLSSNRFSGIIPSSIASCQKLVNLNLQNNQLTGGIPKELASMPTWAILDLANNTLSGHMPESFGMSPALETFNVSHNKLEGPVPENGMLRTINPNDLVGNAGLCGGVLPPCGQTSAYPLRHGSSPAKHILVGWIIGVSSILAIGVATLVARSLYMMRYTDGLCFPERFYKGRKVLPWRLMAFQRLDFTSSDILSCIKDTNMIGMGATGVVYKAEIPQSSTIVAVKKLRRSGSDIEVGSSDDLVGEVNLLRRLRHRNIVRLLGFLYNDADVMIVYEFMHNGNLGDALHGKQAGRLLVDWVSRYNIALGIAQGLAYLHHDCHPPVIHQDIKSNNILLDANLEARIADFGLAKMMLWKNETVSMIAGSYGYIAPEYGYSLKVDEKIDIYSYGVVLLELLTGKRSLDPEFGESIDIVGWIRRKIDNKSPEEALDPSVGNRKHVQE
- the LOC100779400 gene encoding auxin-responsive protein IAA11, encoding MDEPHKPDQTCGPTLPNTLSFPLSLSDTLSLSHFHQHSHLTVPFIILFFFPQNYSIPFKFFHHPFSLFFLNSPKNHIFTVLIGFSACGSMSTVSKDDNLVLSSEDSSCPEESELELGLGLSLSSGPSSKSHHHHVHAPTTLYARIYTAKDFPSSAAAASSSPSSSSSSSPNITAGTKRAAADSLVANNRPSQVVGWPPLRTYRVNSFNSHAKSTEVFNSVAEKSKINNTVVRKTNDNDNDNNINAKEKRHLRSSLFVKVNMDGIPIGRKVDLSAHSSYETLAQTLEDMFNESTTVTTCKGSNGEDYGIIIGGERHSKLLDGSSKFVLTYEDKEGDWMLVGDVPWGMFLSSVRRLRIMRTSEANGLAPRLEENIKQRCKPI